One genomic segment of Pleurocapsa minor HA4230-MV1 includes these proteins:
- a CDS encoding CRR6 family NdhI maturation factor — protein sequence MTIKLTLDHQAIASLDLSVVKKQLAPWLAKIADYEQQLQFALDFEQAENDPRELSEIPEIRLWYVRLDATYPWLPFLLDWKAGELARYTAMLVPHQFNRSEGIMFNPEALEIFVMNKIFVLSDWLQEQGIPERSRLKSMAQLFGYELDNVFFDMIQDGN from the coding sequence GTGACTATAAAATTAACCCTAGATCATCAAGCGATCGCCTCTTTAGATTTATCAGTAGTAAAAAAACAACTTGCCCCCTGGTTGGCAAAAATTGCCGACTATGAACAGCAACTACAGTTTGCGCTCGATTTTGAGCAAGCAGAAAATGATCCTCGTGAGCTATCAGAGATTCCTGAAATCAGACTCTGGTATGTTCGCTTAGATGCCACCTATCCTTGGCTACCGTTTCTTCTAGATTGGAAAGCGGGAGAATTAGCACGCTACACGGCGATGCTTGTGCCTCATCAATTTAATCGTAGCGAAGGCATTATGTTTAATCCAGAGGCGTTAGAGATTTTTGTGATGAATAAAATCTTTGTTTTGTCTGACTGGTTACAAGAACAGGGAATTCCAGAGCGATCGCGTTTAAAATCGATGGCACAGTTATTTGGTTACGAGTTAGATAATGTGTTTTTTGACATGATTCAAGATGGTAATTAG
- the hypB gene encoding hydrogenase nickel incorporation protein HypB, with translation MHQTFDAAIELNLLHANQEGADHNREHFDKWGITCLNIMSSPGAGKTVLLEQTLKALKDKLNIAVIEGDMTTELDADRLRKYNVPVIPINTGRSCHLDSKMVAGGIHTLEHQYNPNELDLVLVENVGNLVCPAEFEVGEHAKVALLSVTEGEDKPLKYPVMFQQADCLLITKTDLAPYLDIDLERIKANVRQMNPQVIIIPISAKTGEGLEIWLDWLRSRSVGATRRTRS, from the coding sequence ATGCATCAAACATTCGACGCTGCAATTGAACTAAATTTACTCCACGCTAACCAAGAAGGCGCAGATCACAACCGCGAACATTTTGACAAGTGGGGAATTACCTGTCTTAACATTATGAGTAGTCCAGGAGCAGGAAAAACTGTTCTTTTGGAACAAACCTTAAAAGCTTTAAAAGATAAGTTAAACATTGCCGTGATTGAAGGCGATATGACCACTGAACTGGATGCCGATCGCCTTCGTAAATATAATGTTCCTGTAATTCCCATTAATACGGGACGTTCCTGTCATTTAGATTCCAAAATGGTGGCAGGTGGCATTCATACCTTAGAGCATCAATATAATCCGAACGAGCTTGATTTAGTGTTAGTTGAAAACGTGGGTAACTTAGTTTGTCCTGCCGAATTTGAAGTAGGGGAACACGCTAAAGTTGCCTTATTAAGCGTTACTGAGGGAGAAGATAAGCCTTTAAAATATCCTGTGATGTTTCAGCAGGCAGATTGCCTGTTAATTACCAAAACCGATCTAGCACCCTATTTAGATATCGATCTTGAGCGGATTAAAGCCAATGTACGGCAGATGAATCCCCAAGTAATAATTATTCCTATTTCTGCCAAGACAGGTGAAGGATTAGAAATTTGGCTAGATTGGTTGCGATCGCGGAGCGTAGGCGCGACGCGGAGGACGCGGAGCTAA
- a CDS encoding GNAT family N-acetyltransferase — MKLTKFYDAPQYYQRVKNYLLQHEAANCLILGMNKGLVGGEANSANQPYMVVVEQDRSIVATAIQTPPRNLILAKPSNSQAIKLIAQDLATNPQSLPGVIASKAEAKTFVDTWHNLTGQLSKLNVAMRVHQLNQVQRITNATGQIRLAKESDRHLLTDWIQAFVIEALGDSEPKSDSQLWFDRNLKKQSLYVWQDRKTVSMAAYGGTTPNGIKVNAVYTPPEHRGRGYATSCVAVISQKLLNQYKYCFLFTNLANPASNHIYRKIGYLPMEDISNYSFAD; from the coding sequence ATGAAGTTAACTAAGTTTTATGATGCGCCTCAGTACTATCAGAGAGTAAAAAATTATTTGCTTCAGCATGAGGCAGCTAACTGCTTAATTTTGGGTATGAACAAAGGTTTAGTTGGTGGTGAGGCCAATAGTGCAAATCAACCTTATATGGTTGTTGTCGAACAGGATCGATCCATAGTAGCTACAGCGATACAAACTCCACCGCGTAATTTAATTTTGGCAAAACCCAGTAACTCGCAAGCAATTAAACTAATTGCCCAAGATCTTGCAACCAATCCTCAATCTTTGCCTGGAGTAATTGCTTCAAAAGCTGAAGCTAAAACATTTGTCGATACTTGGCACAATTTAACAGGACAATTATCTAAATTAAATGTTGCCATGCGAGTGCATCAGTTAAACCAGGTGCAACGGATAACTAATGCAACAGGTCAAATAAGGTTAGCCAAAGAAAGCGATCGCCATTTGCTAACAGATTGGATACAGGCATTTGTAATAGAGGCTTTGGGAGACAGTGAACCGAAGTCGGATAGCCAGTTATGGTTTGACCGAAATTTAAAAAAACAAAGCTTATACGTTTGGCAGGATCGAAAAACTGTATCGATGGCAGCATATGGAGGCACAACACCTAATGGAATTAAAGTAAATGCAGTATATACGCCACCAGAGCATAGAGGGAGGGGATATGCAACTTCTTGTGTAGCTGTAATAAGCCAAAAATTGCTCAATCAATATAAATACTGTTTTTTATTCACTAATTTAGCTAATCCCGCTTCTAATCATATCTATCGTAAAATTGGCTATCTCCCGATGGAAGACATCAGCAACTATAGTTTTGCTGATTGA
- a CDS encoding ABC transporter substrate-binding protein — translation MLKIRSFFTYLLIFVLSATVVVGCNPATSIKTTTDTDSPTSTSEAAFTLGYSAWPGWFPWQVAQAEGIFKANSASVELKWFDGYLESLSALTTGQIEANSQTLNDTISSVSGGTDLAIVLVNDNSTGNDKIIVSEEINSVADLKGKKIAAEEGTVDHYLLLLGLEKEGLSAADIEFVPLETGQAATAFVGGQVDAVAVFAPFTTQALKRPGSKELFSSKDFPGAISDHLVFSRQFIAENPEQVQATVNSWFATLDRIEQNKASANKIMAKRANVTIAEYEDYADGTTIFSVQDNLKAFKPGQDVTSLQFSAQKISDFLVKSGLAQQAPDLSNLFDDRFVKAYAAKQPSS, via the coding sequence ATGCTAAAAATTCGTTCATTTTTCACTTATTTGCTTATTTTTGTCCTCAGTGCAACTGTTGTTGTTGGTTGTAATCCAGCTACTTCGATTAAAACAACCACTGATACCGATTCTCCTACTTCTACTAGCGAGGCTGCCTTCACTTTGGGCTATAGTGCCTGGCCTGGTTGGTTTCCTTGGCAAGTTGCACAAGCAGAAGGAATTTTTAAAGCAAACAGTGCTTCGGTCGAGCTTAAATGGTTTGACGGTTATTTAGAATCACTCAGTGCTTTAACCACAGGACAAATTGAGGCGAACAGTCAAACCTTAAACGATACGATTAGTAGTGTCTCAGGCGGTACAGATCTGGCGATAGTTTTAGTTAATGACAACTCCACTGGTAACGACAAAATAATTGTGAGTGAAGAAATTAATAGTGTTGCCGATCTAAAAGGGAAAAAAATTGCTGCTGAAGAAGGCACAGTCGACCATTATTTATTATTACTCGGGCTTGAAAAAGAAGGTTTATCCGCAGCAGATATTGAGTTTGTCCCCTTAGAAACAGGTCAAGCAGCTACAGCCTTTGTTGGTGGTCAAGTTGATGCCGTTGCTGTATTTGCTCCTTTTACCACTCAAGCCCTAAAACGACCTGGCAGCAAAGAATTATTTAGTTCCAAAGACTTTCCTGGCGCAATTTCCGATCATTTAGTATTTTCTCGTCAGTTTATTGCAGAAAATCCCGAACAGGTGCAAGCTACAGTCAATTCTTGGTTTGCCACCCTCGATCGTATCGAGCAAAATAAAGCATCAGCTAATAAAATCATGGCAAAACGGGCAAATGTAACCATCGCCGAATATGAAGATTATGCCGATGGTACAACCATCTTTTCAGTGCAAGATAATCTTAAAGCTTTTAAACCAGGGCAAGATGTCACCTCGTTACAATTTTCAGCCCAGAAAATTAGCGATTTTTTAGTCAAATCTGGTTTAGCCCAACAAGCTCCAGATCTGAGTAATCTATTTGACGATCGCTTTGTCAAAGCCTATGCAGCCAAACAGCCAAGTTCTTAA
- a CDS encoding class I SAM-dependent methyltransferase, with protein sequence MSNNNKQLYQLNPQSRFSDRAQDYAKYRPSYPSEAIDCILAGLDTSGIAADIGAGTGISSRLLADRGVKVIAIEPNAAMKQAAESHPLVEFGDGNAEATKLSDNSVDLVTCFQSFHWFNPEPVLQEFARILKPKGVLAVVWNNRDREDNFTREYSHLIQVASNNQSELRYGTQRFLHEPELFAPVRHEIFPYYQGLNREALIGRAMSTSYIPKQGEIATKFIQDLEQLYEQHKNSNGLVYLKYNTSIYLTFLLVSTT encoded by the coding sequence ATGAGCAATAACAATAAGCAACTGTATCAACTAAATCCTCAAAGTCGATTTAGCGATCGCGCTCAGGATTATGCTAAATATCGTCCTAGTTATCCATCTGAGGCGATTGATTGCATTTTAGCGGGACTAGACACATCTGGAATAGCTGCTGATATTGGCGCTGGAACGGGTATTTCTTCGAGATTGCTAGCCGATAGGGGAGTTAAAGTAATTGCCATTGAACCTAATGCAGCAATGAAACAAGCAGCCGAGTCACATCCTTTAGTTGAATTTGGCGATGGGAATGCTGAGGCGACAAAATTATCTGACAACTCAGTAGATTTGGTTACTTGTTTTCAATCTTTTCACTGGTTTAATCCCGAACCAGTGTTACAAGAATTTGCCCGTATTCTCAAGCCAAAAGGAGTATTAGCCGTAGTCTGGAATAATCGCGATCGTGAAGATAATTTTACTCGTGAATACAGTCATTTAATTCAAGTTGCTTCTAACAATCAATCTGAATTGCGTTATGGCACTCAAAGATTTCTTCACGAGCCAGAATTATTTGCTCCTGTTCGTCATGAAATTTTTCCCTATTACCAAGGATTAAATCGTGAAGCTTTAATTGGTAGAGCGATGAGTACTTCTTATATTCCCAAACAAGGAGAAATAGCAACTAAATTTATTCAAGATTTAGAGCAATTATACGAGCAACACAAAAATAGTAATGGCTTGGTTTATTTAAAATATAACACCAGTATTTATCTAACTTTTTTGTTAGTCAGTACAACTTAA
- a CDS encoding NYN domain-containing protein translates to MESHNQYVRDRLSIFVDGNNMFYAQQKNGWFFDPRRVLEYFTKDPTVVMINAFWYTGLKDAQDQRGFRDALISLGYTVRTKILKEYYDDASGRYSQKANLDIEIVVDMFNTVEQYDRVILFSGDGDFERAIELLRSKNTHITVVSTEGMIARELRNATDRYIDLNDVRGHIEKSDF, encoded by the coding sequence ATGGAGTCTCATAATCAGTACGTAAGAGATCGCTTGTCGATATTTGTAGACGGCAACAATATGTTCTATGCTCAGCAGAAAAATGGCTGGTTTTTTGATCCCAGAAGAGTATTAGAGTATTTCACTAAAGATCCCACGGTGGTGATGATCAATGCTTTTTGGTATACAGGATTAAAAGATGCTCAAGATCAAAGAGGCTTTCGAGATGCGCTGATTAGCTTAGGCTATACCGTTAGAACCAAGATCCTCAAGGAATATTATGATGATGCTTCTGGTCGCTATTCCCAAAAGGCTAATTTAGATATTGAGATTGTCGTAGATATGTTTAACACTGTTGAGCAATACGATCGCGTAATCTTGTTTAGTGGGGATGGAGACTTTGAGCGGGCAATTGAACTATTGCGCTCTAAAAACACTCATATTACCGTAGTTTCTACCGAGGGCATGATCGCCAGAGAACTACGTAACGCTACAGACCGCTATATAGATCTGAACGATGTTCGTGGTCATATAGAGAAAAGCGATTTCTAG
- a CDS encoding transcriptional repressor, translating into MKTTEASPKPIKSLEDALARCQELGMRVSRQRRYVLELLWKNENHLSAREIYDLLNQEGKEIGHTSVYQNLEALSAGGVIECLERSDGRLYGNISDSHSHINCLDTNQIIDLQIELPESIIKQIEEQTGVSIVDYRIDFFGYKNSPKA; encoded by the coding sequence ATGAAAACGACTGAGGCAAGTCCCAAACCCATTAAATCTTTAGAAGATGCTCTAGCTCGTTGTCAAGAATTAGGTATGCGAGTTAGTCGTCAGCGCCGCTATGTTTTAGAACTGCTGTGGAAAAATGAAAATCATCTTTCCGCTAGAGAGATTTATGATCTGCTCAACCAAGAGGGCAAAGAAATCGGTCATACTTCGGTGTATCAGAACCTAGAGGCATTGTCAGCAGGAGGCGTAATCGAGTGTCTAGAACGCTCGGACGGCAGGCTGTATGGCAATATTAGCGATTCTCATAGCCACATTAACTGTTTAGATACCAACCAAATTATCGATTTACAAATTGAGTTACCCGAATCAATCATCAAGCAGATTGAAGAACAGACGGGAGTTTCAATTGTAGATTATCGGATTGACTTTTTTGGTTACAAAAATTCGCCAAAAGCCTAG
- a CDS encoding ABC transporter permease, translated as MNHHDNQRSIQSLIKPKTIRPTVFWRLAEDIPQPLNTSLIITSIALPLVVWWLVTTFGNIDPKFLPSPAQVWSAFIRLSSTGELLKDTVASLWRVGVGFFLALILAIPIGVLMGSFASIRALLEPLFGLMRYMPAPAFIPLLILYLGIGEEPKIMLIFIGVFFFNSLMVMDTVKFVPKELIEATYMLGGDRWSVLKQVILPYVLPGIIDACRINLAAAWQLVIVSELIAANEGLGRRISVAGRFLKTDEIFVGLIVIGIIGLIFDLLFQYFLRVSCRWASQKR; from the coding sequence ATGAATCACCATGATAACCAGCGATCGATTCAATCGTTGATCAAGCCTAAAACTATACGCCCAACGGTTTTTTGGCGACTGGCAGAAGATATTCCTCAACCCCTAAATACTTCTCTAATTATTACTTCAATCGCTTTGCCGCTAGTTGTCTGGTGGTTGGTAACGACATTCGGCAATATAGACCCCAAGTTTTTACCCTCTCCCGCCCAAGTCTGGTCTGCCTTTATCCGTTTATCGAGTACGGGAGAACTGCTTAAAGACACTGTAGCTAGTTTATGGCGAGTCGGCGTGGGCTTTTTTCTAGCATTAATCTTAGCGATTCCGATTGGCGTGCTGATGGGCAGTTTTGCGAGTATCCGCGCTCTCTTGGAACCTCTCTTCGGCTTGATGCGCTATATGCCTGCTCCAGCTTTTATTCCTCTGTTGATTCTATATCTGGGTATCGGTGAAGAACCAAAAATTATGCTGATTTTTATTGGTGTATTTTTCTTTAACTCGCTGATGGTGATGGATACAGTTAAGTTTGTCCCTAAAGAATTAATTGAAGCTACCTATATGTTGGGTGGCGATCGCTGGTCAGTCTTAAAACAAGTAATTTTGCCTTATGTTCTCCCTGGAATTATCGATGCCTGCCGAATTAATTTAGCAGCAGCTTGGCAACTGGTAATTGTCTCAGAATTAATTGCTGCCAATGAAGGATTGGGTCGTCGGATTAGCGTTGCTGGCAGATTTTTAAAAACCGATGAAATTTTTGTCGGCCTAATTGTTATTGGTATTATCGGACTTATTTTCGATTTACTCTTTCAATATTTTTTAAGGGTGAGTTGTCGGTGGGCAAGTCAGAAACGATAA
- the speB gene encoding agmatinase, protein MSEQSPFQPPNSDDNEYSSEAEQALAKERQLPLTGWQQEVDKGLDYGLEAASSIKDRTIPTFSRGELPHYAGINTFLKAPYLEDVKQVGNYDVAIIGVPHDSGTTYRPGTRFGPQGIRKISALYTPYNFELGVDLREQITLCDVGDIFTIPANNEKSFDQISKGVAHVFSSGAFPIVLGGDHSIGFPTVRAVCRHLGDKKVGIIHFDRHVDTQETDLDERMHTCPWFHATNMANAPAENLVQLGIGGWQVPRPGVKVCRERATNILTVTDITEMGLDAAADFAIAKATDGTDCVWISFDIDCIDAGFVPGTGWPEPGGLLPREALHLLKRIVQNTTVCGIEVVEVSPPYDVSDMTALMATRVICDTMAHLVVSGQLPRSEKPSYIHEEAQQVDEPWQ, encoded by the coding sequence ATGAGCGAACAATCACCATTTCAACCACCAAATAGCGATGACAATGAATATAGTAGTGAAGCAGAACAAGCTTTAGCCAAAGAGCGTCAGTTACCCCTAACAGGCTGGCAGCAGGAAGTAGATAAAGGCTTAGATTATGGTTTAGAAGCAGCATCAAGTATTAAAGATCGAACTATTCCTACTTTTTCGAGGGGAGAATTACCTCACTACGCAGGGATTAATACTTTTTTAAAAGCACCCTATTTAGAAGATGTCAAACAGGTAGGCAATTACGATGTAGCAATTATTGGCGTTCCCCACGATTCGGGAACTACCTATCGTCCTGGTACTCGTTTTGGCCCTCAAGGTATTCGTAAAATCTCTGCTCTTTATACGCCATATAACTTTGAACTAGGAGTTGATTTACGCGAACAGATTACTCTTTGTGATGTGGGAGATATCTTTACCATTCCTGCCAACAATGAAAAATCTTTCGATCAGATTTCTAAAGGTGTGGCTCATGTTTTTAGTTCTGGTGCATTTCCCATCGTCTTAGGTGGCGATCATTCCATTGGCTTTCCCACGGTTAGAGCTGTTTGTCGTCATTTGGGGGATAAAAAAGTTGGCATTATTCACTTTGATCGTCATGTAGATACTCAAGAAACAGATTTAGACGAAAGAATGCACACCTGTCCTTGGTTTCATGCGACCAATATGGCAAATGCTCCCGCAGAAAATTTGGTGCAATTGGGTATTGGTGGTTGGCAAGTACCGCGACCAGGAGTAAAGGTATGTCGAGAAAGAGCGACTAATATTTTGACCGTAACTGATATTACGGAAATGGGTTTAGATGCAGCAGCCGACTTTGCGATCGCCAAAGCAACAGACGGTACAGATTGCGTCTGGATTAGTTTTGATATCGATTGCATTGATGCGGGATTTGTTCCAGGGACAGGCTGGCCAGAACCAGGGGGTCTATTACCTCGTGAGGCGCTACATTTACTCAAAAGAATTGTGCAAAATACTACAGTATGTGGTATTGAAGTAGTCGAAGTTTCTCCACCCTATGACGTTAGCGATATGACGGCACTTATGGCCACTCGCGTTATCTGCGACACCATGGCACATTTGGTAGTTTCAGGACAGTTACCCAGAAGCGAAAAACCATCCTACATTCATGAAGAAGCACAGCAAGTAGATGAACCTTGGCAATAG
- a CDS encoding glycoside hydrolase 100 family protein, with translation MILIAKETIEQQANRLLEKSIIYYQQKAVGAVAAADSEREALNYDQCFIRDFIPAALVFLIQGKTDIVYNFLIETVGLQKKKRRVDCYQPPIGLMPASFKVESLEDEQYLHADFGDKAIGRVTPIDSCLWWIILLRAYTKATGDWELAQSDNFQEALAFILEICLGPQFEMTPTLLVPDGACMIDRPMGLSGHPLEIQSLFYIALRAAREMLVKNTDGEILVDKINNRLGSLVYHLRDYYWLDLTKLNQIHRYQSEQFGESVVNKFNIYPESIPDWLTEWIPDRGGYLAGNLGPGKMDFRFFSLGNLVAIMGSLTTARQSADILNLIENRWSDLVGKMPIKLCYPAISGLEWRIITGCDPKNTPWSYHNGGSWPVLLWTMMAACQKMGREDLADRAMAIAELRLSQDDWPEYYDGKNARLIGKSSRKFQTWTIAGWLLAKLLRENPRYLDLVCFEADTEAIACTI, from the coding sequence ATGATCCTAATAGCCAAAGAAACTATTGAACAACAAGCAAATCGGCTCTTAGAAAAGTCGATCATTTACTATCAACAAAAAGCCGTAGGGGCAGTAGCAGCAGCCGACTCTGAACGAGAAGCTTTAAACTACGACCAGTGCTTTATTCGTGATTTTATTCCTGCTGCCTTGGTATTTCTCATTCAGGGTAAAACAGATATTGTCTACAACTTCCTAATTGAAACCGTCGGCTTGCAAAAGAAAAAAAGAAGAGTGGACTGTTATCAGCCTCCTATAGGTCTAATGCCCGCTAGTTTTAAGGTGGAGTCCCTGGAGGATGAACAATATCTTCATGCGGATTTTGGGGATAAAGCGATCGGTCGCGTTACGCCGATAGATTCCTGTCTCTGGTGGATTATTCTGCTCCGCGCCTATACTAAAGCAACTGGCGATTGGGAGCTAGCTCAAAGCGACAATTTTCAGGAAGCTTTAGCGTTTATTTTAGAGATCTGTTTAGGCCCACAGTTTGAGATGACCCCGACTCTGCTTGTACCCGATGGTGCCTGCATGATCGATCGCCCAATGGGATTAAGCGGACATCCCCTAGAAATTCAGTCGTTGTTTTATATTGCGCTGCGGGCTGCTCGTGAAATGCTGGTCAAAAATACCGATGGTGAAATTCTGGTAGATAAAATTAATAACCGTTTAGGCAGCTTGGTATATCATCTACGAGACTATTACTGGCTAGATTTAACCAAGCTTAATCAGATTCATCGCTATCAGTCCGAACAGTTTGGGGAATCGGTCGTCAACAAGTTTAATATTTATCCTGAATCGATCCCCGACTGGTTAACAGAATGGATCCCCGATCGAGGAGGTTATCTAGCAGGCAATTTGGGGCCAGGAAAAATGGACTTTCGGTTTTTTTCCTTGGGTAACTTAGTCGCCATCATGGGTTCATTAACTACGGCAAGACAATCTGCCGATATCCTCAATCTCATTGAAAATCGCTGGTCAGATTTGGTTGGTAAGATGCCAATAAAACTCTGTTACCCAGCAATTTCTGGACTGGAATGGAGAATAATTACTGGTTGCGATCCCAAAAATACTCCTTGGTCTTATCATAATGGCGGTAGTTGGCCAGTCTTGTTGTGGACGATGATGGCAGCCTGTCAAAAAATGGGACGAGAAGACTTAGCGGACAGGGCAATGGCGATCGCCGAGTTACGACTTTCACAGGATGATTGGCCCGAATATTATGATGGGAAAAATGCTCGTTTAATTGGCAAATCGTCCCGTAAATTTCAAACTTGGACGATCGCTGGCTGGTTACTCGCCAAGTTACTCAGAGAGAATCCCCGTTATCTGGATTTGGTTTGTTTTGAAGCAGATACTGAAGCGATCGCCTGTACAATTTAA
- the hypA gene encoding hydrogenase maturation nickel metallochaperone HypA, with protein sequence MHETDMTKALILTVKDWYESQSEAIELQKIHLIVGQFTCVEPLGLQFAFEVQTRNTFLEGVELAIKDIPLIAFCHSCQQEYKPEIGLQYSCPDCQSPMEDIRSGRELKIDRLEYSSITKNCKG encoded by the coding sequence ATGCATGAAACAGACATGACCAAAGCTTTGATTTTGACCGTGAAAGATTGGTATGAATCACAATCAGAAGCGATCGAGCTGCAAAAAATACATTTAATTGTTGGTCAATTTACCTGTGTCGAACCTCTGGGTTTGCAGTTTGCTTTTGAAGTTCAAACCCGCAATACTTTTTTAGAAGGAGTAGAACTGGCGATTAAAGATATTCCTTTGATCGCTTTTTGTCATAGCTGCCAACAAGAATATAAACCTGAAATTGGACTGCAATATAGTTGTCCTGATTGTCAGTCACCAATGGAAGATATTCGCTCTGGACGTGAATTAAAAATCGATCGCCTTGAATATTCTTCTATAACTAAAAATTGTAAGGGCTAA
- a CDS encoding ABC transporter ATP-binding protein, with the protein MFLEINHLNKHFPTKSGTLVVLKEINMAIAEGEFICVVGASGSGKSTLLRQIAGLDSPTSGEVKIDGQCVTAPGPDRGMVFQHYTLYPWMNVQENTEFGLKLQGVPQKQRREQASYYLNVVGLTEFARLLPKELSGGMKQRVAIARALASEPKVLLMDEPFAALDVHTKESMHEFMIDLWQRTGLTVFMITHDVEEAVFLSNRIYALSSRPGTVRKEMLIKLPERTQMVKRHSLFHDYRDELMSLLRQHGQELAAVA; encoded by the coding sequence ATGTTTTTGGAAATTAATCACCTCAACAAACATTTTCCAACTAAAAGCGGTACTTTAGTGGTGCTTAAAGAAATCAATATGGCGATCGCCGAAGGTGAATTTATCTGTGTGGTAGGTGCATCGGGTTCGGGTAAATCTACGTTGTTGCGTCAAATTGCTGGCTTGGATAGTCCTACCAGTGGCGAAGTAAAAATCGACGGTCAGTGTGTTACTGCACCAGGGCCTGATCGCGGTATGGTTTTCCAGCATTACACCCTCTATCCTTGGATGAACGTACAGGAAAACACCGAATTCGGACTCAAGTTACAAGGTGTCCCCCAAAAGCAACGCCGAGAACAAGCCAGTTACTATTTAAACGTCGTTGGTTTAACTGAATTTGCCCGTTTATTACCCAAAGAATTATCGGGTGGGATGAAACAACGAGTTGCGATCGCTCGTGCTTTAGCTTCTGAACCAAAGGTACTGCTGATGGATGAACCTTTTGCAGCCTTAGATGTTCATACTAAAGAGTCAATGCATGAGTTTATGATCGATCTGTGGCAGCGTACTGGTTTGACTGTGTTTATGATTACCCATGATGTCGAAGAAGCTGTTTTTCTCTCCAATCGCATTTACGCTTTGAGTTCGCGCCCTGGTACTGTGCGCAAAGAGATGTTAATTAAATTGCCAGAACGGACACAAATGGTCAAACGACACTCTCTGTTCCACGATTATCGCGATGAATTAATGTCTCTGCTACGTCAACACGGACAAGAATTAGCAGCAGTTGCCTAA